From one Shewanella sp. GD04112 genomic stretch:
- the recN gene encoding DNA repair protein RecN codes for MLCQLSINNFAIVRFLELDFRPGMTSITGETGAGKSIAIDALGLCLGNRADASSVRPGASKTEVSARFSLEDVPLAKRWLEDNDLELDDECILRRTIGSDGRSRAYINGNPVPLTQLKLLGQLLVGIHGQHAHHAMLKSEHQLTLLDSYANHRLLIDTVAASYQRCKQIEAELKQLEASQQERIARKQLVQYQVEELDEFDLKVGEFEEIEQEHKRLANGTELVDSCQASLFLLTDGEESNIESLLNKAVGLAENLLSYDPALSNVSTMLNEALIQVQESAGELQHYLSKLELDPAHFAYLEERLTKAMQLARKHHVSPDKLAEHHLALRAELTTLDDDENKLEDIQRQVEASKVAYLANAQKLSQSRARYAKELDKLVTQSIHELNMPKGKFTIEVNFNPEIMSMNGSDNIEFMVTTNPGQPLQPISRVASGGELSRIGLGIQVITAKKVATPTLIFDEVDVGISGPTAAVVGRMLRSLGESTQVLCVTHLPQVAGNGHQHMFVNKFNKAGSTETTMTPLDREQRIQELARLLGGDTITTNTLANARELLQ; via the coding sequence ATGCTTTGCCAACTCAGCATCAACAATTTCGCTATCGTACGTTTCCTTGAATTGGACTTTCGCCCCGGAATGACCAGCATTACCGGTGAGACTGGCGCGGGGAAATCCATCGCCATCGACGCCCTAGGTTTGTGCCTAGGCAACCGTGCCGATGCCAGCAGCGTTCGCCCTGGCGCGAGCAAAACCGAAGTCAGTGCCCGATTTTCACTCGAGGATGTGCCTCTGGCAAAACGCTGGCTCGAAGATAACGATCTCGAACTCGATGATGAGTGCATTCTGCGTCGAACCATCGGCAGTGATGGCCGCTCACGCGCCTATATCAATGGCAATCCCGTCCCTTTGACTCAGTTAAAATTACTGGGGCAATTACTTGTGGGTATCCATGGCCAGCACGCCCACCATGCAATGTTAAAGAGTGAACACCAGCTCACCTTACTCGATAGCTACGCCAATCACAGACTACTGATAGACACTGTGGCGGCAAGCTATCAGCGCTGTAAACAAATCGAAGCAGAACTCAAGCAATTAGAAGCCTCACAGCAGGAACGTATCGCCCGTAAACAACTGGTGCAATATCAAGTTGAAGAGCTAGATGAGTTTGATCTCAAAGTCGGTGAATTTGAAGAGATTGAACAGGAACACAAGCGTCTTGCAAACGGCACCGAATTGGTCGATAGCTGCCAAGCCAGCCTGTTTTTGCTCACGGATGGCGAAGAGAGCAATATCGAGTCACTGCTGAATAAAGCCGTTGGCCTGGCAGAGAATTTGCTAAGCTATGACCCCGCATTATCCAATGTCAGCACTATGCTGAACGAGGCGCTTATTCAAGTGCAAGAGAGCGCTGGCGAATTGCAGCACTACCTAAGTAAACTTGAACTCGATCCCGCGCATTTTGCCTATTTAGAGGAAAGGCTCACTAAAGCCATGCAACTGGCCCGTAAGCACCATGTTAGCCCTGACAAATTAGCCGAGCATCATCTCGCCCTCAGGGCCGAACTCACCACACTCGATGATGATGAAAATAAGCTAGAAGATATCCAACGCCAAGTGGAGGCCAGTAAAGTAGCCTACCTCGCTAACGCGCAAAAGCTGAGTCAGAGCCGCGCCCGTTATGCGAAAGAGCTGGATAAATTGGTGACTCAATCCATTCACGAACTCAATATGCCTAAGGGTAAGTTCACCATTGAAGTGAATTTCAACCCAGAAATCATGTCGATGAATGGCAGCGATAATATTGAGTTTATGGTCACCACCAACCCAGGCCAGCCATTACAACCTATATCTAGGGTTGCCTCAGGCGGCGAATTGTCACGTATAGGCCTTGGTATTCAAGTCATTACCGCGAAAAAGGTTGCCACTCCGACACTCATTTTCGACGAAGTGGATGTTGGGATCTCAGGCCCCACAGCAGCTGTGGTTGGACGTATGCTACGTAGCCTTGGCGAATCGACCCAAGTGCTGTGCGTGACCCACTTGCCGCAAGTTGCAGGTAATGGTCATCAACATATGTTTGTGAATAAATTCAACAAGGCAGGAAGTACTGAAACCACTATGACGCCTTTAGATAGGGAACAACGTATCCAAGAACTCGCCAGATTACTCGGTGGCGATACGATTACCACCAACACCTTAGCCAATGCACGGGAGTTATTACAGTAG
- a CDS encoding AEC family transporter: protein MNILTPLFAVFGIMLLGTLVQKLRFLPVETDQVLNQYVYYIAFPAILLIALAQQPIEEILQWGFIAGYSAAMLVIYLVCIGISLLVNPKQHAIAAVRALNATFGNTAFIGIPLLIILFPQQQSALVAAAIASLLSVLMFAVALVSLELATNKQRQHHAAVIMLLAVVKNPIVIGCFIGVAISALGITLPSGLAMMIQQIGNTSSPCALFAVGMVLAKAMRYQKDSKVFSLTNFIELSLINLFKLILQPALVYFMLKGVGVTGDYLVMGVILSALPTAASVYLLAQRYNTQASSSAQGILFGTIVTFFSLPILEQLVKTYS from the coding sequence ATGAACATTTTAACCCCTCTGTTTGCCGTCTTCGGAATCATGCTACTGGGCACACTAGTGCAAAAGCTGCGCTTTCTTCCAGTAGAAACAGACCAAGTACTCAATCAATATGTTTACTATATTGCGTTTCCTGCCATCCTCTTGATAGCACTGGCGCAGCAGCCCATTGAAGAGATCCTACAGTGGGGATTTATCGCCGGGTACAGCGCAGCCATGCTGGTGATTTACCTCGTTTGTATCGGCATCTCCCTGCTGGTTAATCCTAAACAACATGCAATTGCCGCCGTGCGCGCCTTAAATGCCACTTTTGGTAATACCGCATTTATTGGTATTCCACTCCTTATCATCTTATTCCCCCAGCAACAAAGCGCCTTAGTTGCCGCTGCGATTGCCAGTTTATTGTCCGTACTCATGTTTGCCGTGGCCTTGGTCTCGCTAGAACTCGCCACCAATAAACAGCGACAACATCACGCCGCGGTGATCATGCTGTTAGCCGTGGTGAAAAACCCAATTGTGATAGGTTGTTTTATTGGCGTGGCCATCTCGGCATTAGGGATAACTCTCCCCTCAGGCTTGGCAATGATGATCCAGCAGATAGGCAATACGTCCAGTCCCTGCGCCCTCTTTGCCGTCGGCATGGTATTGGCTAAAGCCATGCGCTATCAAAAAGATAGCAAAGTCTTTAGCCTGACAAACTTTATCGAACTGAGCCTGATCAACCTGTTTAAACTTATCCTGCAACCTGCCTTGGTTTACTTCATGTTGAAAGGCGTGGGGGTCACGGGCGACTATCTCGTTATGGGCGTTATCCTTAGCGCCTTACCCACTGCGGCAAGCGTCTATCTGTTGGCTCAACGCTATAACACCCAGGCCTCCAGCAGTGCCCAAGGGATACTCTTTGGTACCATAGTGACCTTTTTCAGCTTACCCATTCTGGAACAGCTCGTTAAAACCTATTCATAA
- the lldR gene encoding LysR family transcriptional regulator LldR, translated as MADDIGAELQLIYLFVHLVNAGSFSQAAKELDMPIATVSRKLAKLEEKLDKQLFMRSTRKLRLTEEGLALFQRYQSVIAQFDELSGVGSDKPEGTLRIAAPISIISIIFIRALNEFGRLYPDIRLHISQSNELVDLIDKGIDVAIVGGAQPDSSWVSSTLGELDYRLFATPEYLAAAPKLTHPDDLEAHQLIKVWPLFNWHLKHPNGESFYFNGPTKLTLTDLHGAIQATLDHGGILYGPELFVKQQIKEGQLKVLLPEWIGEQRRISILYHQRSQQPLKVKVFIEFMQSKAPELFSMI; from the coding sequence ATGGCTGATGATATAGGTGCCGAGCTGCAGTTAATTTATCTGTTTGTGCATTTAGTAAATGCGGGGAGTTTTTCCCAAGCGGCTAAAGAGCTCGATATGCCCATCGCCACTGTAAGCCGCAAGCTGGCCAAGCTTGAGGAGAAGCTCGATAAGCAATTGTTTATGCGTAGCACTCGTAAGCTGCGGTTAACCGAAGAAGGCCTAGCGTTATTTCAACGCTACCAGAGCGTCATTGCCCAATTTGATGAACTCAGCGGTGTCGGCAGTGATAAGCCCGAAGGGACATTGCGGATTGCGGCGCCGATTTCGATTATTTCCATCATCTTTATCCGCGCATTGAACGAGTTTGGGCGTTTATATCCCGATATCCGCTTACATATTTCCCAAAGCAATGAGTTAGTCGATTTAATTGATAAAGGGATCGATGTGGCGATTGTGGGCGGGGCCCAGCCCGATTCCTCTTGGGTGTCGAGCACCTTAGGCGAACTCGATTACCGCCTATTTGCGACGCCGGAATATTTAGCCGCGGCGCCTAAGTTAACCCATCCCGATGATCTCGAAGCCCATCAGTTAATTAAAGTGTGGCCACTGTTTAACTGGCACTTAAAGCACCCAAATGGCGAGTCGTTTTATTTTAATGGCCCGACAAAGCTCACGCTCACGGATCTGCACGGGGCGATTCAGGCGACTCTCGATCACGGCGGCATACTCTATGGCCCAGAATTATTTGTAAAACAGCAGATTAAAGAGGGACAGTTAAAAGTACTCTTGCCCGAATGGATAGGTGAGCAGCGCAGAATATCGATTCTGTACCACCAGCGGAGTCAGCAGCCGCTAAAGGTAAAAGTATTTATAGAGTTTATGCAGTCTAAGGCGCCCGAGCTGTTTTCGATGATTTAA
- a CDS encoding DUF3319 domain-containing protein produces MKKLVYQGFILTNSEGRTDTWKLTIGQQSRIGSLFELRRLVNYYLELGIVPATRASLQEAKQTQNSMSKNPLKPRKR; encoded by the coding sequence ATGAAAAAACTCGTTTACCAAGGATTTATCTTAACCAATAGCGAAGGTCGCACCGATACCTGGAAACTCACCATAGGCCAGCAAAGCCGTATTGGTTCTCTGTTTGAACTGCGCCGTTTAGTCAATTACTACCTTGAACTGGGGATTGTGCCCGCCACCCGAGCCAGCCTACAAGAGGCGAAACAGACCCAAAACTCCATGAGTAAAAATCCGCTAAAACCCCGCAAACGCTAA
- a CDS encoding YjaG family protein: MTKKTGFFKRLKALELPQKKLFAIALCQRMLPNYQLFSEVCEFGDPAVLSTVLDLLWQSQYDNKLKFNIDVHLQRLEDNTPEPADFDNYGVYPAMDAVVALSTLLGAIQTDLEEDITNISKLSSSTVANYIETISDVDLTDDALDDYVFAHEVMEEERELQNTLLEIIEENPKITAELVKGLRKEIIEAGVSNIGISVA; the protein is encoded by the coding sequence ATGACCAAAAAAACGGGCTTCTTTAAGCGTTTAAAGGCGCTAGAACTACCACAGAAAAAACTCTTTGCCATTGCCCTTTGCCAACGAATGTTACCTAACTATCAATTGTTTTCAGAGGTTTGCGAGTTTGGCGATCCTGCGGTATTAAGCACTGTGCTCGATCTTCTTTGGCAATCCCAGTACGACAACAAGCTAAAATTCAACATCGATGTGCATCTGCAGCGCTTAGAAGATAACACCCCTGAACCCGCCGATTTTGATAACTATGGCGTATACCCAGCGATGGATGCTGTAGTTGCTCTGTCTACGTTACTCGGTGCGATTCAAACCGATCTGGAAGAAGATATCACCAATATCAGCAAGTTATCCTCAAGCACTGTGGCAAACTACATCGAGACCATCAGCGATGTGGATTTAACCGATGATGCCTTAGATGACTATGTCTTCGCCCATGAAGTGATGGAAGAAGAGCGCGAACTGCAAAATACGCTGCTGGAAATCATCGAAGAAAATCCTAAGATCACCGCAGAGTTGGTGAAAGGTTTACGCAAAGAGATTATCGAAGCGGGAGTCTCGAATATCGGTATTAGCGTCGCGTAA
- the barA gene encoding two-component sensor histidine kinase BarA, which translates to MNPVNNMTKYSLRSWVLVLALAPTILVGILLGSYFTINRFYELEDTLIEQGSNIIEPLAIASEVGLVGNDREATKRLLAAAQLNKSTLVKSIAIFDIQNQLFVTSHYHKDFEIMRYKEALSNLHKTEIEHVGDSLILRTPIFATAPPTPGAPINFDIQTDTGELLGYISVIINKERALLEQHRAAVAAFIIVLIGVQLNLLFTFRLVKNVTQPITEMVRVVAKIREGKLDARLEGNLIGELDLLKRGINAMAGSLSEYHDEMQQNIDQATSDLRETLEQIEIQNVELDLAKKRALEASRIKSEFLANMSHELRTPLNGVIGFARQLVKTPLHSSQVDYINTIERSATNLLAIINDILDFSKLEAGKMVLEKMPFGLRETLGETITLISGSAQAKGLELVVDIAPNVPDNVNGDAMRVCQIINNLVGNAIKFTDSGSVLVKLELQNQTDEQVVLRCDVIDTGIGIDDSQQDYLFQAFGQADSSISRRFGGTGLGLVITKRLVNQMGGQIGFTSAVDKGSNFWFTLPLGLGQFQIGDSLPFEKLKDKTVLFYEPRVLTHSVISRQLKQWDTKVTHHQHIPSLLTTLSTTEHQFDYVLLSCHGFSNPNQLVSTLNQAKTKTDCLIVLFDCQEQEVLSQFIRPNADVVLSLPVSEHQLARNMLYPPIEYDISPPASITVPAARQSLTVLAVDDNFANLKLIDTLLNELVTTVIAVNSGEEAVKQAKSRTFDLIFMDIQMPGTDGISATKQIRQGSMNRNTPIIAVTAHAIAEERELILGSGMDGYLPKPIDEAALKAEINRWITRPKFTHFDLHTLNWDLCLTQANHKSDLALDMLRMLLDSLPQTVSAIETALSQDDQATMLSTIHKLHGASCYCGVPTTQRLCQEIESALKRDARVEDLEPEILELLDELTKVESAAKQVLSQLSAEITDDQKNGLL; encoded by the coding sequence ATGAACCCTGTCAACAACATGACCAAATACAGCTTACGTTCCTGGGTTCTGGTGCTTGCGCTTGCGCCGACGATCTTAGTCGGTATTCTGCTGGGCAGCTACTTTACCATAAATCGCTTCTATGAACTCGAAGATACGCTGATTGAACAGGGCAGCAATATTATCGAACCTTTAGCGATTGCCAGTGAAGTGGGACTCGTGGGCAATGACAGGGAAGCGACCAAACGGCTCCTTGCCGCCGCGCAGCTGAATAAATCCACGCTCGTTAAATCTATCGCTATTTTTGATATTCAAAATCAACTCTTTGTCACATCGCATTACCACAAAGATTTCGAAATCATGCGCTATAAAGAGGCGCTGAGTAATCTGCACAAAACCGAAATCGAGCATGTGGGCGATAGCCTTATCCTTAGAACACCGATTTTTGCCACCGCCCCTCCGACGCCGGGCGCACCCATCAATTTTGATATCCAAACCGATACTGGCGAATTGCTCGGTTATATTTCGGTGATTATCAATAAAGAACGCGCGCTGCTCGAACAACATAGGGCCGCCGTGGCCGCCTTTATTATCGTCTTGATTGGGGTGCAATTAAACCTGTTGTTTACCTTTCGTCTGGTGAAAAACGTTACCCAGCCGATTACCGAAATGGTACGAGTGGTGGCCAAAATTCGCGAGGGTAAACTCGATGCTAGGCTCGAGGGCAATCTTATCGGTGAGCTGGATTTGCTTAAACGCGGTATTAACGCCATGGCGGGTTCGCTATCTGAATATCACGATGAGATGCAGCAAAATATCGATCAGGCCACCTCGGATCTGCGGGAAACCTTAGAGCAGATTGAGATCCAAAACGTCGAGCTCGACTTAGCCAAAAAACGCGCGCTGGAGGCCAGCCGCATTAAGTCGGAATTCTTGGCGAACATGTCCCACGAGCTGCGCACGCCATTAAACGGCGTGATAGGCTTTGCCCGTCAACTCGTTAAAACCCCGCTGCACTCGAGCCAAGTCGATTACATTAATACCATCGAGCGCAGCGCCACTAATCTGCTGGCAATTATTAACGATATTCTCGACTTCTCGAAACTCGAAGCCGGTAAAATGGTGTTAGAAAAAATGCCATTCGGCTTAAGGGAAACCTTAGGTGAGACGATTACCTTAATCTCGGGCAGCGCGCAGGCGAAAGGGCTGGAATTGGTCGTCGATATTGCGCCAAACGTCCCCGACAATGTTAACGGCGATGCCATGCGCGTTTGCCAAATTATCAATAACTTAGTAGGCAATGCCATCAAGTTTACCGACTCGGGCAGCGTGTTAGTCAAATTAGAATTACAAAACCAGACCGACGAGCAAGTGGTACTGCGCTGTGATGTGATTGATACCGGGATAGGGATTGACGACAGCCAGCAGGACTACCTCTTTCAAGCCTTTGGTCAAGCGGATTCCTCGATTTCCCGCCGCTTTGGCGGTACAGGGCTTGGGCTGGTCATCACTAAGCGTCTCGTCAACCAAATGGGCGGCCAAATTGGTTTTACCTCGGCGGTGGATAAGGGTTCAAACTTCTGGTTCACTCTGCCATTGGGGCTCGGTCAATTCCAAATTGGTGACTCATTGCCCTTTGAAAAACTTAAAGATAAAACCGTGCTGTTTTATGAGCCCAGAGTGCTCACCCATTCGGTGATAAGTCGTCAATTAAAGCAATGGGATACCAAAGTTACTCACCATCAACACATTCCGAGCTTATTAACGACGCTCTCGACCACCGAGCATCAGTTCGATTATGTGCTGTTGAGTTGCCATGGATTTAGCAATCCCAATCAATTAGTCAGCACCTTAAACCAAGCCAAGACCAAGACGGATTGCTTAATCGTGCTGTTCGATTGCCAAGAGCAGGAAGTGCTAAGCCAATTTATTCGCCCCAATGCCGATGTGGTGTTGTCACTGCCGGTGAGCGAGCACCAACTGGCGCGTAATATGCTCTATCCGCCAATAGAATATGATATTTCACCACCAGCCAGCATCACAGTGCCCGCCGCGCGCCAATCATTGACCGTATTGGCGGTGGACGATAACTTTGCCAATTTAAAGCTGATTGATACCCTGCTTAACGAGTTAGTGACGACCGTCATCGCCGTTAACAGCGGTGAAGAAGCCGTCAAACAAGCCAAGAGCCGCACCTTTGACCTTATCTTTATGGATATTCAGATGCCGGGCACCGACGGTATCAGCGCCACTAAGCAAATCCGCCAAGGGTCGATGAACCGTAACACGCCGATTATTGCCGTGACCGCCCACGCGATTGCCGAGGAACGTGAACTGATTTTAGGCAGCGGTATGGATGGGTACTTGCCTAAACCCATAGATGAAGCGGCCCTCAAAGCCGAAATAAACCGCTGGATCACTCGGCCCAAGTTCACCCATTTCGATTTACATACCCTCAACTGGGATCTTTGCTTAACCCAAGCTAACCATAAGTCGGATTTAGCCTTAGACATGCTGCGCATGTTATTGGATTCGCTGCCTCAAACCGTTTCGGCAATCGAGACGGCGCTGAGCCAAGATGACCAAGCGACTATGCTCAGCACAATCCATAAACTTCATGGTGCTAGTTGCTATTGTGGGGTACCAACGACACAGCGATTATGCCAAGAGATTGAATCGGCATTGAAACGTGATGCCCGTGTCGAAGATCTCGAACCGGAAATACTAGAGTTACTTGATGAGCTAACTAAGGTAGAATCGGCGGCAAAACAAGTGCTATCACAGCTATCAGCGGAAATAACAGATGACCAAAAAAACGGGCTTCTTTAA
- the rlmD gene encoding 23S rRNA (uracil(1939)-C(5))-methyltransferase RlmD, translating to MAQFFKAKPNSSKQLSAKQSFSVHQLDHLGAGIAQHQGKVVFIPGALPSETVQAQLTEQKKNYARAKLIKVETPSAERVTPLCPHYQSCGGCDLQHMSLAGQREHKSAALVDIMAKFAGAEGNSVPALTGEGWHYRRRARLATLFDKNTKQLSLGFRASSSSQVVPIDTCLVLAKPLADLIAPFAKLLNQLAAKSSLGHVELIDADNGHFAVIRITKSLNDKDMAKLAQFAEQHQIHICLQDNNGEFHGVNGTLLLPVYQLLDDNADAKPVSLTFTPGNFVQVNAQINKAMVAQALDWLAPQPGERILDLFCGMGNFSLPLAKLGAEVIGVEGVPEMVSQARENAAANGLSNLTFYHGDLSADLSCEPWMGKIDKLLLDPARAGAFESLQWLKKMKPRQVVYVSCNPASLARDSAVLLERGYKLQKLGLIDMFPQTHHIEAMALFELAK from the coding sequence ATGGCACAATTTTTTAAAGCAAAACCAAATAGTTCCAAGCAATTGTCCGCGAAGCAATCCTTTAGCGTGCACCAGCTGGATCATCTAGGGGCAGGTATAGCACAACATCAGGGAAAAGTCGTATTTATCCCCGGCGCCTTGCCCAGTGAAACCGTGCAGGCGCAGCTGACCGAACAAAAGAAAAATTATGCCCGAGCCAAGCTAATTAAAGTTGAGACACCGAGCGCTGAGCGAGTCACGCCGCTATGCCCACATTACCAAAGCTGTGGCGGCTGCGATTTACAGCATATGTCATTAGCTGGCCAGCGCGAGCATAAGTCCGCTGCCTTGGTTGATATTATGGCCAAATTTGCTGGCGCCGAAGGCAACTCAGTGCCTGCATTGACGGGCGAAGGTTGGCACTATCGTCGCCGTGCCCGCCTTGCGACTCTATTTGATAAAAATACCAAGCAGTTGAGCCTAGGATTCCGCGCCTCGAGCAGTAGCCAAGTCGTGCCTATTGATACCTGCTTAGTCTTGGCGAAACCCTTAGCGGATTTAATCGCGCCCTTTGCTAAGTTGCTTAATCAACTGGCGGCCAAATCGAGCCTTGGGCATGTAGAATTGATTGATGCCGACAACGGTCATTTTGCGGTAATTCGGATCACTAAATCCTTAAATGATAAGGACATGGCAAAGCTTGCGCAGTTTGCCGAGCAGCATCAAATCCATATTTGTTTGCAAGACAACAACGGCGAGTTCCATGGGGTGAATGGCACGCTGTTATTACCCGTTTACCAGTTGCTCGATGATAACGCTGATGCAAAGCCTGTGAGCCTCACCTTTACCCCAGGTAACTTTGTGCAAGTGAATGCGCAAATTAACAAGGCCATGGTGGCGCAGGCGTTAGACTGGTTAGCACCACAGCCGGGTGAGCGTATTCTCGATCTCTTCTGTGGTATGGGGAACTTCAGTTTGCCCTTAGCTAAACTGGGCGCCGAAGTGATTGGGGTTGAAGGGGTGCCAGAAATGGTTAGCCAAGCCCGTGAAAACGCGGCGGCAAATGGCTTAAGCAATTTAACCTTTTACCATGGCGACTTAAGTGCCGATTTATCCTGCGAGCCTTGGATGGGCAAGATTGATAAGTTGCTACTCGATCCTGCCCGTGCGGGTGCGTTCGAGAGTTTGCAATGGCTTAAGAAGATGAAACCCCGCCAAGTGGTGTATGTGTCTTGTAATCCGGCGAGCTTGGCCCGCGACAGTGCGGTGTTGCTTGAACGTGGCTACAAGTTACAAAAGTTAGGCTTAATCGATATGTTCCCGCAGACGCATCATATCGAAGCCATGGCGTTGTTTGAGCTTGCAAAATAA
- the relA gene encoding GTP diphosphokinase: MVSVREAHFNDPDFHLEDWVARYVSHVEEAQTLLTLIAQVEALPAKSPAAKRELLERAREMIEILAPLNMDIETLQAAILFVVFDAGLLNEEAIKEKFGESLARLVASVVTMDAIGALKINPNSRSTEPQIDNIRRMLLAMVEDVRAVVIKLAERVCLLRAVKNADEETRVLLAREIADIYAPLANRLGIGQLKWELEDISFRYLHPDTYKDIAKQLDGKRLDREVYIEKFVEQLQQRLDEDHIRAKVYGRPKHIYSIWRKMKGKHLKFDELFDVRAVRIVTERLQDCYGALGVVHTLWHHIPREFDDYVANPKPNGYQSIHTVVVGPEGKTVEIQIRTQDMHEDAELGVAAHWKYKEGNHSGKQSGYEEKINWLRKILQWQEDVVESGNLVEEVRSQVFEDRVYVFTPSGEVVDLPLGSTVLDFAYYIHSQVGHKCIGAKVDGRIVPFTYQVETGERIEIITSKHPNPKRDWLNPNLGYIRTSRARSKIQHWFKQQDRDKNIIAGKEMLEAELARVSLKIKDAAIAVERFNMASMDDLLAAIGGGDVRLHQVVNHIQSKLRLDEVSEEDAVEELVKKSQPKSGTNSRGQVEVNGVGNLLSHIARCCQPVPGDEILGFITKGRGISVHRSDCEQVKELMRVHPERGVDVVWGENYSGGYRMRLRVLAHDRSGLLRDLTSVLAAEKSNVLAMSSSSDIKNQTAAIELELELYNLDGLSRVLSKLSQVDSVIEARRL; encoded by the coding sequence ATGGTCTCTGTTCGCGAAGCGCACTTTAATGATCCCGATTTTCATCTTGAAGATTGGGTGGCTCGCTATGTCAGTCATGTCGAGGAGGCGCAAACCTTACTCACCCTGATTGCACAGGTCGAAGCCTTACCCGCTAAGAGTCCTGCCGCGAAAAGAGAACTACTCGAACGTGCCCGCGAGATGATTGAAATCCTCGCGCCGCTGAATATGGATATCGAGACGCTGCAAGCGGCTATCTTGTTTGTGGTGTTTGATGCCGGCTTATTAAACGAAGAAGCGATCAAAGAAAAATTTGGTGAGTCCCTCGCGCGGTTAGTCGCCAGCGTTGTGACCATGGATGCCATTGGTGCGTTAAAAATCAATCCCAATAGCCGCTCAACCGAGCCGCAAATCGACAATATCCGCCGCATGTTACTGGCGATGGTTGAAGACGTACGCGCCGTGGTGATCAAACTGGCCGAGCGTGTTTGTTTGCTGCGCGCCGTGAAAAATGCCGACGAAGAAACCCGCGTCTTGCTGGCCCGCGAAATTGCCGACATTTATGCGCCGCTCGCTAACCGTTTGGGGATTGGTCAGTTAAAGTGGGAATTAGAAGATATTTCCTTCCGTTATTTGCATCCAGATACTTACAAGGACATTGCGAAACAGTTAGACGGTAAGCGGTTAGACCGCGAAGTCTATATCGAAAAATTTGTCGAGCAGTTGCAGCAGCGCCTCGATGAGGATCATATCCGCGCTAAGGTGTATGGTCGTCCAAAACATATCTACAGCATCTGGCGCAAGATGAAGGGCAAACACCTCAAGTTTGATGAGTTGTTTGACGTGCGCGCCGTGCGTATTGTCACCGAACGTTTGCAGGACTGCTACGGCGCCTTAGGGGTCGTGCACACTCTTTGGCACCATATCCCGCGCGAGTTCGACGACTACGTGGCCAACCCTAAACCTAACGGTTATCAATCGATTCATACCGTAGTGGTAGGGCCAGAAGGTAAAACCGTTGAAATTCAAATTCGTACCCAAGATATGCATGAAGATGCAGAGCTGGGGGTGGCCGCGCACTGGAAATATAAAGAAGGTAATCACTCCGGCAAACAGAGCGGCTACGAAGAAAAAATCAATTGGCTGCGTAAAATTCTGCAATGGCAGGAAGACGTGGTCGAAAGCGGCAACTTGGTCGAAGAAGTCCGTAGCCAAGTGTTTGAAGATAGAGTCTATGTCTTTACCCCAAGCGGTGAAGTCGTTGACTTGCCACTCGGTTCAACCGTGCTCGACTTTGCCTATTATATTCACTCGCAGGTCGGCCATAAGTGTATCGGTGCCAAGGTCGATGGCCGCATTGTGCCGTTTACTTATCAGGTCGAAACGGGTGAGCGTATCGAGATCATCACCTCGAAGCACCCTAATCCTAAGCGCGATTGGCTCAATCCAAACTTAGGTTATATCCGCACATCGCGGGCGCGCTCGAAAATTCAACATTGGTTTAAGCAGCAGGACCGCGATAAAAACATTATCGCCGGTAAAGAAATGCTCGAAGCCGAGTTGGCGCGAGTCAGCCTTAAAATCAAAGATGCCGCCATCGCCGTTGAGCGCTTTAATATGGCGAGTATGGACGACTTGCTTGCAGCCATCGGCGGCGGTGATGTGCGTTTACATCAGGTCGTTAACCATATTCAAAGTAAGTTGCGCCTCGATGAGGTGAGCGAAGAAGATGCGGTAGAAGAATTAGTTAAGAAGAGCCAACCTAAATCTGGCACCAACAGCCGTGGTCAGGTGGAAGTGAATGGCGTGGGTAACTTACTCAGCCATATCGCCCGTTGCTGCCAGCCCGTACCTGGGGATGAAATTTTAGGCTTTATCACCAAAGGACGCGGTATTTCGGTGCATCGCTCCGACTGTGAACAGGTGAAAGAGTTGATGCGCGTTCACCCTGAGCGTGGCGTCGATGTGGTTTGGGGCGAAAATTACTCTGGTGGTTATCGTATGCGCCTGCGCGTATTAGCCCATGATCGCAGCGGCTTATTGCGGGATCTCACCTCGGTACTCGCCGCCGAAAAATCCAATGTACTCGCCATGAGCTCCTCATCGGATATTAAGAATCAGACGGCAGCCATCGAGCTGGAATTAGAGCTATACAACCTCGATGGCTTATCGCGGGTGTTATCTAAGCTCTCCCAAGTCGATAGCGTGATAGAAGCAAGACGGCTTTAA